Proteins from one Caldilineales bacterium genomic window:
- a CDS encoding sensor histidine kinase, which translates to MTTPFRLHLLSAAATCADAGQRRAMRTTLTTTLRRLLPELGGYLVLVAVLVVSLLVELPPSERVVVIGLQVVLIGLTTAAHVRSWWSGPLWLRHLFMTARAAIIALLIWLAPSFGLYPVLFFVLSAEAPSLFGPRIWRLYIAGFAILTAALILFTTENSAFALALAVVYAGGYYFFAAFAANTAAAEAAQEELEAANRRLHDYAAQVEELTIMEERNRLAREMHDTLGHRLTVAAVQLEAAQRLIARDPERATAVVGTVREQVNEALAELRQTVAALRAPLEADLGLDQALQRLVTHFGQATGIAVALDLPADLPDLPASHRLAFFRAAQELLTNVQRHADARQAWVRLWQQDGLVFLRVEDNGAGLPTAAESSGFGLRGLRERAAQLSGGFELAPRPGGGVQATFSAPFGGGGEMRRQSTINNQQSTVNG; encoded by the coding sequence ATGACCACACCCTTCCGTTTGCACCTCCTCAGCGCCGCCGCCACCTGTGCGGATGCCGGCCAGCGTCGCGCCATGCGAACCACCCTCACCACCACCCTGCGCCGTCTGTTGCCCGAACTGGGCGGCTATCTGGTCTTGGTGGCCGTGTTGGTGGTGTCGCTGCTGGTCGAATTGCCTCCGTCGGAGCGGGTGGTGGTGATCGGGCTGCAAGTGGTTTTGATCGGCCTGACCACGGCGGCGCATGTGCGCTCGTGGTGGTCAGGGCCACTGTGGCTGCGCCATCTGTTCATGACCGCCCGCGCCGCCATCATTGCCCTGCTCATCTGGTTGGCGCCGTCTTTTGGCCTCTATCCGGTGCTTTTCTTCGTGCTCAGCGCCGAAGCGCCGTCGTTGTTCGGCCCCCGCATCTGGCGGCTGTATATCGCCGGCTTTGCCATCCTCACCGCTGCTCTGATCCTGTTCACGACCGAGAACAGCGCCTTCGCCCTGGCGCTGGCGGTGGTTTATGCCGGCGGCTACTATTTCTTCGCCGCCTTCGCCGCCAACACGGCCGCCGCCGAGGCCGCCCAAGAGGAGTTGGAGGCCGCCAACCGCCGCTTGCACGACTACGCCGCCCAGGTCGAGGAACTGACGATCATGGAGGAGCGGAACCGGCTGGCGCGAGAGATGCACGATACCCTGGGCCATCGGCTGACGGTGGCGGCGGTGCAGTTGGAGGCAGCGCAACGGCTGATCGCCCGCGACCCCGAACGGGCGACGGCGGTGGTGGGCACGGTGCGCGAGCAGGTGAACGAGGCCCTGGCCGAGCTGCGGCAGACGGTGGCGGCGCTGCGGGCGCCGTTGGAGGCCGATCTCGGTCTCGATCAGGCGTTGCAGCGTCTTGTGACCCATTTCGGTCAGGCAACGGGGATCGCGGTGGCGCTCGACCTGCCCGCCGACTTGCCCGACCTGCCCGCTTCGCACCGTCTGGCTTTCTTCCGCGCCGCCCAGGAATTGCTGACCAATGTCCAGCGCCATGCCGACGCCCGCCAGGCCTGGGTGCGGCTGTGGCAGCAGGACGGCCTGGTGTTTCTCCGGGTCGAGGACAATGGCGCCGGCCTGCCCACCGCCGCCGAGTCGTCCGGGTTCGGGCTGCGCGGGCTGCGCGAGCGGGCGGCACAACTGAGCGGCGGCTTCGAGCTTGCTCCCCGGCCCGGCGGCGGTGTGCAAGCCACGTTTTCGGCGCCATTTGGCGGAGGCGGGGAGATGAGGAGACAATCAACAATCAACAATCAACAATCAACAGTCAACGGCTAA
- a CDS encoding ABC transporter ATP-binding protein, with protein MSASPPIIAVANLKKHYNPPTGVLAVKGVSFEIQPGELFSLLGPNGAGKTTTLSMLSGLLAPTDGDARIDGHSVLADPMAVKKVIGVVPQDIALYPTISASENLLFWGRMYGLAGNRLNERVAVALDIAGLADRAKDRVETFSGGMKRRLNIAVGLLHEPKVLYLDEPTVGIDPQSRRRILDTIKALNEAGMTVLYTTHYMEEAEELSHRIGIIDHGELIALGTLAELTQLVGQFDTIDLSLAMNGADQERLLEKLRGLAGVNHADLQTTANAVDGRLPLLLQVSEADSVLGDVVSTITAAGAHVKHLQIKEPNLEAVFLHLTGRALRD; from the coding sequence ATGTCTGCCTCACCCCCCATCATCGCCGTCGCCAACCTGAAGAAGCACTACAACCCGCCCACCGGCGTCCTGGCCGTCAAGGGCGTCTCGTTCGAGATTCAGCCGGGCGAGCTTTTCAGCCTGCTCGGACCCAACGGCGCCGGCAAGACGACCACCCTCTCGATGCTCAGCGGCCTGCTGGCCCCCACCGATGGCGACGCCCGCATCGACGGCCATTCCGTCCTGGCCGACCCGATGGCCGTGAAGAAGGTCATCGGCGTGGTGCCGCAGGACATCGCCCTCTACCCCACCATCAGCGCCAGCGAGAACCTGCTGTTCTGGGGTCGGATGTATGGTCTGGCCGGCAACCGCCTGAACGAGCGCGTCGCGGTCGCCCTCGACATCGCCGGGCTGGCCGACCGCGCCAAAGACCGGGTGGAGACCTTCTCGGGCGGGATGAAGCGCCGCCTGAACATTGCCGTTGGCCTCCTGCACGAGCCAAAGGTGCTGTATCTGGACGAACCGACGGTCGGCATCGACCCACAGAGCCGTCGCCGCATCCTCGATACGATCAAGGCTTTGAACGAGGCCGGGATGACCGTCCTCTACACCACGCACTACATGGAAGAGGCCGAAGAGCTGAGCCACCGCATCGGCATCATCGACCACGGCGAGCTGATCGCCCTGGGCACACTGGCCGAGCTGACGCAACTGGTGGGGCAGTTCGATACCATCGATCTGAGCCTGGCCATGAACGGCGCCGACCAGGAGCGCCTGCTGGAAAAACTGCGGGGCCTGGCCGGTGTGAACCACGCCGATCTGCAGACAACCGCAAACGCCGTCGATGGCCGCCTGCCGTTGCTGCTGCAGGTGAGCGAGGCCGACAGTGTCTTGGGCGACGTGGTCTCCACCATCACTGCCGCCGGCGCCCATGTCAAGCACTTGCAGATCAAAGAACCGAACCTGGAAGCCGTCTTCCTTCATCTCACCGGCCGCGCCTTGCGCGATTGA
- a CDS encoding ABC transporter permease, with protein sequence MKAWRIALKDNLIRFRDRNGLMLMLAAPLLIAAIVGAAFGGFGGQNNTAPLTDIPFVVVDDDEGDLGQTLVDILRSDDLAELLEPTVMSDLAAARALVEAGEMRGVIHIPPEFSASIRDRSRPDAAPTSTLLLYTDPASAFSPLVLNAVLTQIINGFDAAAIGGQIGAEQALAHADQLGPALADLPAALAESIQAGMTGQETGAIRLDTRAAGKAGNAANPLAYFAPAMAIFFLMFSLFDAANSILDEERDGTLARMMSTPTGFADILLGKAGGVFLTGLLQLFLLILASWLVFRLDWGRSVAGLALMAVATVAAAAGLGLLITAFTRDAAQAGVVSAAIALVSAILGGTFIQAQAYPAWLQPFSKLTINRWALDGFTDLTLRGQGFSDILLEAGVLIGLAAVFFALAWWRLPRRFVR encoded by the coding sequence ATGAAAGCCTGGCGCATCGCCCTCAAAGACAACCTCATCCGCTTTCGCGACCGCAACGGCCTGATGCTGATGTTGGCGGCGCCGTTGCTCATCGCTGCCATCGTCGGCGCCGCCTTTGGCGGGTTTGGCGGCCAGAACAACACCGCCCCCCTGACCGACATCCCCTTCGTGGTCGTCGATGACGACGAAGGCGACCTGGGCCAGACCCTGGTGGACATCCTCCGTTCTGATGACCTGGCCGAGCTGCTGGAGCCAACCGTGATGAGCGATCTGGCCGCGGCCAGGGCGCTGGTCGAAGCCGGCGAGATGCGCGGGGTCATCCACATCCCGCCTGAGTTCAGCGCCAGCATCCGCGACCGCAGCCGGCCGGACGCCGCCCCCACCTCCACCCTCCTTCTCTACACCGACCCGGCATCAGCCTTCAGCCCGCTGGTGCTCAATGCCGTCCTCACGCAGATCATCAACGGCTTCGACGCCGCCGCCATCGGCGGGCAGATCGGCGCCGAGCAGGCGCTGGCGCATGCCGACCAGCTCGGCCCCGCCCTGGCCGACCTGCCGGCGGCGCTGGCCGAGAGCATCCAGGCCGGCATGACCGGCCAGGAGACCGGCGCCATCCGTCTCGACACGCGCGCCGCGGGCAAGGCCGGCAACGCCGCCAACCCGCTGGCCTACTTCGCCCCGGCCATGGCCATCTTCTTCCTCATGTTCAGCCTCTTCGACGCCGCCAACTCCATCCTGGACGAAGAGCGCGACGGCACCCTGGCCCGGATGATGAGCACGCCCACCGGTTTCGCCGACATCCTCCTGGGCAAGGCCGGCGGCGTCTTCCTCACCGGTCTGCTCCAGCTTTTCCTGCTCATCCTGGCCTCCTGGTTGGTCTTCCGGCTTGACTGGGGGCGCTCAGTGGCCGGCCTGGCTCTGATGGCGGTTGCCACGGTCGCGGCGGCAGCCGGGTTGGGCCTGCTGATCACCGCTTTCACCCGCGACGCCGCCCAGGCGGGCGTGGTCAGCGCCGCCATCGCCCTGGTATCGGCCATCCTGGGCGGCACTTTCATCCAGGCCCAGGCCTATCCTGCCTGGTTGCAGCCCTTCAGCAAACTGACCATCAACCGCTGGGCGCTGGATGGCTTTACCGACCTGACCTTGCGCGGGCAAGGCTTTTCCGACATCCTCCTCGAGGCGGGCGTCCTCATCGGCCTGGCAGCCGTCTTCTTTGCCCTGGCCTGGTGGCGTCTCCCCCGTCGTTTCGTCCGCTAG
- a CDS encoding c-type cytochrome, which yields MYGISRLLVATVGIVAMFVVVLLYGAAENDRMESYAANFKGREIEAGADLYFQACTACHGQHGEGLVGPALNAADLLVNAPGETRPPRLITKNYVGDLRSYLEGTITYGRVGTVMPAWGQAAGGPFRPDQVHSLASFIMNWGLDPGKQWGGAPDRVAIGGVEPVTVAGPAIAPTPPARDVQSPALGRYLFEGPAGCIECHTLNGVGAATGPVLDGVVQAKGRDYVRNAIVNPENTVAAGHAPGIMPETFNFSMTDIEIESLIDYLENPAAAAPAATGATLAASGGLDGQQVANNAGCQACHSLDGSKIVGPSWKGLFGSTREFEDGSTVTADEAYVHESIVNPNAKIVKGFQPNLMPATYAQTLSEDQITAIIEFIKTLQ from the coding sequence ATGTACGGAATTTCACGCCTTCTCGTTGCCACCGTTGGCATCGTCGCCATGTTCGTCGTCGTGCTGCTCTATGGCGCGGCCGAAAACGATCGCATGGAGAGCTACGCCGCCAATTTCAAGGGCCGCGAGATAGAGGCCGGCGCCGACCTCTATTTCCAGGCTTGCACTGCCTGTCATGGACAGCACGGCGAGGGCCTGGTCGGCCCGGCCCTGAACGCCGCCGATCTGTTGGTGAACGCGCCGGGCGAGACCCGTCCCCCGCGTCTGATCACGAAAAACTACGTCGGTGATTTGCGCAGCTACCTTGAGGGCACCATCACCTACGGTCGCGTGGGCACGGTAATGCCGGCCTGGGGCCAGGCTGCTGGCGGCCCCTTCCGGCCCGACCAGGTGCATTCGCTCGCCTCCTTCATCATGAACTGGGGCCTGGACCCTGGCAAACAATGGGGTGGAGCGCCCGATCGCGTCGCCATCGGCGGCGTCGAACCGGTCACCGTGGCCGGCCCGGCCATCGCCCCCACCCCGCCCGCACGCGACGTCCAAAGCCCGGCCCTGGGACGATACCTCTTCGAAGGTCCGGCCGGCTGCATCGAGTGCCACACCCTCAACGGCGTTGGCGCTGCCACAGGGCCTGTCCTGGATGGCGTGGTGCAGGCGAAAGGTCGGGACTATGTGCGCAATGCCATCGTCAATCCCGAGAACACCGTCGCCGCCGGCCATGCCCCAGGCATCATGCCCGAAACCTTCAACTTCAGTATGACCGACATCGAGATCGAGTCGTTGATCGACTACCTCGAGAACCCAGCTGCGGCAGCGCCGGCAGCCACTGGCGCCACCCTGGCAGCCAGCGGTGGACTGGACGGCCAGCAGGTCGCCAACAACGCCGGCTGCCAGGCCTGCCACTCGCTGGACGGCAGCAAGATCGTCGGCCCCAGTTGGAAAGGTCTCTTCGGCTCGACCAGAGAGTTCGAAGATGGCAGTACGGTCACAGCCGACGAAGCCTATGTGCACGAGTCCATCGTCAACCCGAATGCCAAGATCGTCAAGGGCTTCCAGCCCAACTTGATGCCCGCCACCTATGCCCAAACCCTGAGCGAAGATCAGATCACGGCGATCATCGAGTTCATCAAGACGCTGCAATAG
- a CDS encoding ABC transporter permease, translated as MLSRLFTIAAHYWRTTLLSRNVYIFALAMPLIFTFVLGSVLERGDEPSRWPLAVVDEDGSRLSQALRDRLLSAPGLDVDAGRDRTAAIAGVEADDLVAALLIAPGLGAALERGEPTTLELVTSATQMRPAQSVEQSVWAAVSELSGVVQSAEIAAGVAGKLGLAASAGAREAIFAESLDRAQTAWSGELPAVVRSQPVTRLANAASIPNGMAQSSPGMLVTFALVFLLNGAGVIILERSQGTLRRLLVMPMGKGVILGGKLVGIFVAGLAQAAILILAGQFLFGVNWGQAPAALALMVLATTFAIASLGMMIAGLARTFAQAAALSNILMYSIAAIGGAWWPIEITPAWMQQIARLTPTFWAMQGYNDIITRGLGLPAVLPEALVLLGFGALFLAFGVWRFRYE; from the coding sequence ATGCTCTCTCGTCTTTTCACCATCGCCGCCCACTATTGGCGGACCACGCTGCTCAGCCGCAACGTCTACATCTTCGCCCTGGCCATGCCGCTCATCTTCACCTTTGTGCTCGGTTCGGTGCTGGAGCGCGGTGACGAGCCGTCGCGCTGGCCCCTGGCCGTGGTCGATGAAGATGGCAGCCGGCTCAGCCAGGCGTTGCGCGACCGCCTTCTGTCCGCCCCCGGCCTGGATGTGGACGCCGGCCGCGACCGCACGGCGGCCATCGCCGGCGTCGAGGCCGATGACCTGGTGGCCGCCCTGCTCATCGCCCCCGGTCTTGGCGCCGCCCTGGAAAGGGGGGAGCCGACCACCCTGGAGCTTGTGACCAGCGCCACCCAGATGCGGCCGGCGCAGTCGGTCGAGCAGTCAGTCTGGGCGGCGGTCTCGGAACTGAGCGGGGTCGTGCAGTCGGCCGAGATCGCCGCCGGCGTGGCCGGCAAGCTCGGTCTGGCGGCGTCGGCCGGGGCCAGGGAGGCGATCTTCGCCGAGTCGCTCGACCGGGCGCAGACGGCCTGGTCGGGCGAGCTGCCGGCAGTCGTCCGTTCGCAGCCGGTCACTCGGCTGGCGAACGCCGCCAGCATCCCCAACGGCATGGCGCAGAGTTCGCCGGGGATGCTGGTCACGTTTGCGCTCGTCTTTCTGCTCAACGGCGCCGGCGTGATCATCCTCGAACGCAGCCAGGGCACCCTGCGGCGGCTGCTGGTGATGCCAATGGGCAAAGGCGTCATCCTCGGCGGCAAGCTGGTTGGCATCTTCGTCGCCGGTCTGGCCCAGGCCGCCATCCTCATCCTGGCCGGCCAGTTCCTTTTCGGCGTCAACTGGGGCCAGGCGCCGGCGGCCCTGGCGCTCATGGTCCTGGCCACCACCTTTGCCATTGCCAGCCTGGGCATGATGATCGCCGGGCTGGCCCGCACCTTTGCCCAGGCCGCGGCCCTGAGCAATATCCTCATGTACAGCATCGCCGCCATCGGCGGGGCATGGTGGCCGATCGAGATCACGCCCGCCTGGATGCAGCAGATCGCCCGCCTGACGCCCACCTTCTGGGCGATGCAGGGTTACAACGACATCATCACTCGCGGGCTGGGCCTGCCGGCTGTGCTGCCCGAGGCCCTGGTTCTGCTCGGCTTTGGCGCCCTCTTCCTGGCCTTCGGGGTCTGGCGCTTCCGCTACGAATGA
- a CDS encoding ubiquinol-cytochrome c reductase iron-sulfur subunit, with protein sequence MTKEERIAAAKARAAERAGATAASAARPAAEGEEGPSEAAQRFQAIKEGQKATPSRKEREAALLNRAVDIAPRASIEAMPQAAPRKADVLPINRREFLTYAWGGAMGLVLAQGGLATLWFSYPRFREGEFGGVFTLTDVPEAGVKPGENLTGKFWWANTADGIAALYKVCTHLGCLFEWKDQTSRFECPCHGSKFNQAGRNIHGPAARDLDQFVVAVLDSSGTQVDQTTEDHRYVSVVAGASYKVDTGRKLVGRPSDPALQVEA encoded by the coding sequence ATGACCAAAGAAGAACGCATCGCCGCCGCCAAAGCGCGAGCCGCCGAACGGGCCGGGGCCACGGCAGCCAGCGCCGCCAGGCCCGCCGCCGAGGGCGAAGAAGGGCCGAGCGAGGCGGCGCAGCGATTCCAGGCGATCAAGGAAGGTCAGAAAGCCACACCAAGCCGCAAAGAGCGCGAGGCCGCCCTGCTCAACCGTGCAGTCGATATCGCTCCCCGCGCCAGCATCGAGGCCATGCCGCAGGCCGCCCCGCGCAAGGCCGATGTCCTACCGATCAACCGCCGCGAGTTCCTCACCTATGCCTGGGGCGGGGCCATGGGCCTGGTGCTTGCTCAGGGTGGTCTGGCGACGCTCTGGTTCTCTTATCCTCGCTTCCGAGAAGGCGAATTTGGCGGCGTCTTCACCCTGACCGATGTGCCCGAGGCCGGCGTCAAACCCGGCGAGAACCTGACGGGCAAGTTCTGGTGGGCGAACACGGCCGACGGCATCGCCGCCCTTTACAAGGTATGCACCCACCTCGGCTGCCTGTTCGAATGGAAAGACCAGACCTCGCGCTTCGAATGCCCGTGTCACGGTTCCAAATTCAATCAGGCAGGCCGAAACATCCACGGCCCGGCGGCCCGCGATCTCGATCAGTTTGTCGTCGCGGTCTTGGATTCTTCAGGCACCCAAGTCGACCAGACGACCGAGGACCATCGCTATGTGAGTGTCGTCGCTGGCGCCAGCTACAAAGTCGACACCGGTCGCAAGCTGGTAGGCCGTCCATCTGATCCAGCCCTTCAAGTGGAGGCTTGA
- a CDS encoding cytochrome bc complex cytochrome b subunit: MSISQDIKGQGVRGAIGKKADSVFERVTAGIPWRDFRKMLRGDPPDRPNPRLKPHSESFWLHIKPTYYHEAVTRVTHTFRLGLLSTYLFFIELVTGLILMVWYAPTPERAYSDMVRLLSNVPLGQLMRDIHRLGAEAMVIVVFLHMVRTFLTGSYKKPRQFTWLTGIVLLGATLFLSFSGYLLPWDQLSFWAVTIGTSMAEASPTPPGTGFIGQALFGTPDWLGQFVNLILRGAPDIGASGLLRFYLLHIFFLPLIVIFFFFFHYYKVVHFGISLPAKEEEPGQDTASRVPADRRRYYLMDVAIDEIALLSIVTLIIFAASAFFYDAKLEHIANPLKTPLHTTAPWYFYWLQGLLKIGNKVFWGLLVPGIAVGLLTLLPYLDYNPMRRGKDRRGMLVIGFTVISALAVLSFMGLPLYAVQSPPAEEVVQEFMPEEGVGPMREVPWPELEVGVYDTRTFVGSVPLSEFEHVLLDFAKRIESNPGLAGGYGIVTIEAAQPGLKRIKFEIDYTGADGAAKQFVKPFYLHENSLYWEQFNF, translated from the coding sequence ATGAGCATCAGTCAGGATATCAAAGGCCAGGGAGTGCGCGGGGCCATCGGCAAGAAGGCCGATTCGGTCTTCGAGCGCGTCACCGCCGGCATCCCCTGGCGGGATTTTCGCAAGATGCTGCGCGGCGATCCCCCCGACCGCCCTAACCCACGCCTGAAACCTCACTCCGAGTCCTTCTGGCTCCACATCAAACCCACCTACTATCACGAGGCCGTGACGCGAGTCACGCACACCTTCCGCCTGGGCCTCCTCAGCACCTACCTTTTCTTCATCGAATTGGTGACGGGCTTGATCCTGATGGTGTGGTATGCGCCCACGCCCGAGCGGGCCTACTCCGACATGGTCCGGCTGCTCTCGAACGTGCCGCTGGGCCAACTGATGCGGGATATCCACCGTTTGGGGGCGGAGGCGATGGTGATCGTCGTCTTCCTCCACATGGTGCGCACCTTCCTGACCGGCTCCTACAAAAAGCCGCGGCAATTCACCTGGCTGACGGGCATCGTCCTCTTGGGCGCCACCCTCTTCCTCAGCTTCTCTGGCTATCTGCTGCCCTGGGATCAGCTTTCGTTCTGGGCCGTCACCATCGGCACCAGCATGGCCGAGGCCTCGCCCACACCACCAGGCACAGGCTTCATCGGCCAGGCCCTGTTCGGCACACCCGACTGGTTGGGGCAGTTCGTCAACCTCATCCTGCGCGGCGCGCCCGACATCGGCGCCAGCGGTCTCTTGCGTTTCTACCTGCTCCACATCTTCTTCCTGCCCCTGATCGTCATCTTCTTCTTCTTCTTCCACTACTACAAGGTCGTCCACTTTGGCATTTCGTTGCCGGCCAAGGAGGAGGAACCGGGGCAAGATACGGCCAGCCGCGTGCCGGCCGACAGACGCCGCTACTACCTGATGGATGTGGCTATCGATGAGATTGCCTTGCTCTCGATCGTGACCCTGATCATCTTCGCCGCCAGCGCCTTCTTCTACGACGCCAAACTGGAGCATATCGCCAACCCCCTGAAGACGCCACTGCACACCACGGCCCCCTGGTACTTCTACTGGTTGCAGGGGCTGCTGAAAATCGGCAACAAGGTCTTCTGGGGCTTGCTCGTGCCGGGCATTGCCGTAGGCTTGCTCACACTCTTACCCTATCTAGACTACAACCCCATGCGCCGGGGCAAAGACCGCCGCGGGATGCTGGTCATCGGCTTCACAGTCATCTCGGCCCTGGCGGTGCTCTCGTTCATGGGCCTGCCGCTGTATGCCGTCCAGTCGCCTCCGGCCGAAGAAGTGGTGCAGGAGTTCATGCCTGAAGAAGGCGTCGGCCCGATGCGCGAAGTGCCATGGCCAGAGTTGGAGGTCGGCGTCTATGACACGCGCACCTTCGTCGGCAGCGTCCCGCTCTCGGAATTCGAGCATGTCCTGCTCGATTTCGCCAAGCGCATCGAATCGAACCCAGGGCTGGCCGGCGGCTACGGCATCGTCACCATCGAAGCCGCCCAACCTGGTCTGAAACGGATCAAGTTCGAGATCGACTACACCGGCGCCGATGGCGCGGCAAAGCAGTTCGTCAAGCCCTTCTACCTGCACGAAAACTCGCTGTACTGGGAACAGTTCAACTTCTGA
- a CDS encoding response regulator transcription factor — translation MPPIRLLLVDDQRLMREGLRTLLEFEDGFAVIGEAGDGQAALAAYETQQPDVVLMDVRMPVMDGVEATRRLRERWPNARVIILTTFDDDEYVFEGLRAGAQGYLLKAVSGEELAHAIRTVAAGGALIDPSVTRKVVAEFARLAPPGRSAADHLLEPLSEREREVLLLVARGLSNREIAERLFLAEGTVKNYVTNILGKIGARDRTQAAVRAQQLGLL, via the coding sequence ATGCCCCCCATCCGTCTCCTCCTTGTCGATGATCAACGCTTGATGCGCGAGGGACTGCGCACGCTACTGGAATTCGAGGATGGCTTTGCCGTGATCGGCGAGGCCGGCGATGGCCAGGCTGCACTGGCCGCCTACGAGACGCAGCAGCCCGATGTCGTGTTGATGGACGTCCGTATGCCGGTGATGGACGGCGTCGAAGCCACGCGACGCCTGCGCGAGCGCTGGCCCAACGCTCGCGTCATCATCCTGACCACCTTCGACGATGACGAATATGTGTTCGAGGGCTTGCGGGCCGGCGCGCAGGGCTACCTGCTCAAGGCCGTGTCGGGCGAGGAACTGGCCCATGCCATCCGCACCGTTGCCGCCGGCGGGGCGCTGATCGATCCTTCGGTCACGCGCAAAGTGGTGGCCGAGTTCGCCCGCCTGGCCCCGCCCGGACGTTCGGCTGCCGACCATCTGCTGGAGCCGCTTTCCGAGCGCGAGCGAGAGGTGTTGCTGCTGGTGGCCAGAGGGTTGAGCAACCGCGAGATCGCCGAGCGCCTGTTCCTGGCCGAGGGCACGGTCAAGAACTATGTCACCAACATCCTGGGCAAGATCGGCGCTCGCGACCGCACCCAGGCGGCGGTGCGAGCGCAGCAGTTGGGGCTGCTCTAG